The Phoenix dactylifera cultivar Barhee BC4 unplaced genomic scaffold, palm_55x_up_171113_PBpolish2nd_filt_p 002066F, whole genome shotgun sequence genome window below encodes:
- the LOC120109347 gene encoding pto-interacting protein 1-like — protein MAINLNGMHYVGNDGTYRAAEPAPKGVQTVKVQPIAVPAIIVEEIKEVTRNFGDEALIGEGSFGRVYFGVLKNGRSAAIKKLDASKQPDQEFLAQVSMVSRLKHENVVELIGYCVDGNLRVLAY, from the exons ATGGCTATAAATTTGAATGGTATGCATTATGTAGGGAATGATGGTACATATCGTGCTGCAGAGCCTGCCCCTAAGGGTGTTCAAACCGTAAAAGTCCAGCCTATTGCAGTTCCAGCCATTATTGTAGAAGAAATAAAGGAAGTTACTAGAAATTTTGGTGATGAGGCGTTAATTGGGGAGGGTTCATTTGGCAGAGTGTATTTTGGTGTGCTTAAAAACGGGAGAAGTGCAGCCATAAAAAAATTAGATGCAAGCAAGCAGCCAGACCAAGAATTTTTGGCACAG GTTTCCATGGTATCAAGGCTAAAACATGAAAATGTTGTGGAGCTGATCGGTTATTGTGTTGATGGGAATCTCCGTGTTCTTGCCTATTGA